In the Oncorhynchus nerka isolate Pitt River linkage group LG2, Oner_Uvic_2.0, whole genome shotgun sequence genome, one interval contains:
- the LOC115139547 gene encoding S-adenosylhomocysteine hydrolase-like protein 1 isoform X3 — translation MNMEPVRQVGGMELQAGAMAQAHKHRQIQFVEDKQEFSRFPTKAGRRSLSRSISQSSTDSYSSAASYTDSSDDETSPRDKTQLNSKGTSDFCVKNIKQAEFGRREIEIAEQDMSALISLRKRAQGEKPLAGAKIVGCTHITAQTAVLIETLVALGAQCRWTACNIYSTQNEVAAALSEIGVAVFAWKGESEDDFWWCIDKCVNMEGWQPNMILDDGGDLTHWVYKKYPNVFKKIRGIVEESVTGVHRLYQLSKAGKLCVPAMNVNDSVTKQKFDNLYCCRESILDGLKRTTDVMFGGKQVVVCGYGEVGKGCTAALKAMGSIVYVTEIDPICALQACMDGFRVVKLNEVIRQVDVIITCTGNKNVVTRDQLDRMKNGSIVCNMGHSNTEIDVASLRTPELTWERVRSQVDHVIWPDGKRVILLAEGRLLNLSCSTVPTFVLSITATTQALALIELYNAPEGRYKQDVYLLPKKMDEYVASLHLPTFDAHLTELSDEQAKYLGLNKNGPFKPNYYRY, via the exons CAAATCCAGTTTGTGGAAGACAAGCAGGAGTTCAGCAGGTTCCCTACCAAGGCTGGCCGACGCTCGCTGTCTCGATCCATCTCTCAGTCATCCACGGACAGCTACAGCTCCG CTGCGTCCTACACAGACAGCTCTGACGATGAGACTTCACCACGGGACAAAACACAGCTCAACTCCAAGGGCACCAGTGACTTCTGTGTGAAGAACATCAAACAGGCCGAATTTGGTCGTCGCGAGATTGAGATTGCAGAACAAG aTATGTCAGCATTAATCTCCCTCAGGAAGAGAGCCCAGGGAGAGAAGCCACTTGCTGGGGCAAAAATTGTTGGCTGCACTCACATCACTGCCCAGACTGCA GTGTTGATTGAGACTCTGGTGGCCCTGGGGGCCCAGTGTCGCTGGACAGCCTGTAACATCTACTCAACACAGAATGAGGTGGCAGCTGCCCTCTCAGAGATCG GTGTGGCGGTTTTTGCCTGGAAGGGGGAATCGGAGGATGACTTCTGGTGGTGTATCGACAAGTGCGTCAACATGGAAGGCTGGCAGCCTAACATG atCCTTGATGATGGAGGGGACTTGACCCACTGGGTGTATAAGAAATACCCCAACGTCTTCAAGAAGATCAGGGGCATTGTGGAGGAGAGTGTGACTGGGGTCCACAG GTTGTACCAGTTGTCCAAAGCAGGCAAACTGTGTGTGCCAGCCATGAACGTGAATGACTCTGTGACAAAGCAGAAGTTTGACAACCtctactgctgcagagagtctATCCTGGATGG CCTGAAGAGGACCACAGATGTGATGTTTGGAGGAAAGCAGGTTGTTGTATGTGGGTATGGAGAG GTTGGGAAAGGTTGCACTGCCGCACTGAAAGCCATGGGATCCATCGTCTACGTCACAGAGATTGATCCCATCTGCGCCCTGCAGGCCTG CATGGACGGCTTCAGGGTGGTCAAGCTGAACGAGGTCATCCGCCAGGTGGACGTCATCATCACATGCACTG GGAATAAGAACGTGGTAACTAGGGACCAGCTGGACCGCATGAAGAACGGCTCCATCGTGTGCAACATGGGACACTCCAACACTGAGATTGACGTG GCAAGCCTGCGGACCCCAGAACTGACCTGGGAGAGAGTGCGCTCTCAGGTGGACCACGTCATCTGGCCTGACGGCAAGAGGGTCATCCTGCTGGCCGAG GGTCGTCTTCTGAACCTCAGCTGCTCCACAGTTCCCACCTTCGTCCTGTCAATCACAGCCACGACCCAG GCTCTGGCCCTTATTGAGCTGTACAATGCTCCAGAGGGCCGCTACAAACAGGATGTCTACTTGCTGCCCAAGAAGATGG ATGAGTATGTTGCCAGCCTGCACCTGCCCACCTTTGATGCCCACCTGACTGAGCTTTCAGATGAGCAGGCCAAGTACCTGGGTCTCAACAAGAATGGCCCATTCAAACCCAACTACTACAG GTATTAG